A region of Neovison vison isolate M4711 chromosome 7, ASM_NN_V1, whole genome shotgun sequence DNA encodes the following proteins:
- the LOC122912693 gene encoding olfactory receptor 502-like — protein sequence MDSLGGGNHTAVTEFILLGLTNDPVLQVILFPTILCIYLVTISGNLSTVILIRISSQLHHPMYFFLSHLALADIGYSSAVTPNMLVNFLVERNTISYLGCAIQLGSVVFFGSSECFLLAAMAYDRFVAICNPLLYSAKMCTQVCVRLLTVTYIGSFLNASSFTICFSFLLFCGPNQVNHFFCDFAPLVKLSCSDSSIPAVVPSFTAGSIIAVTVCVIAVSYICILATILKMRSTEGRRKAFSTCTSHLTAVTLFYGTITFIYVMPKSCYSTDQNKVVSVFYLIVVPMLNPLIYSLRNSEMKGALKRELTRKIFS from the coding sequence ATGGATTCCTTGGGGGGTGGGAACCACACTGCAGTGACAGAGTTCATTTTACTGGGCCTAACCAATGACCCTGTCCTTCAAGTCATCCTCTTCCCGACCATCCTCTGCATCTACCTGGTGACCATATCTGGTAACCTTAGCACAGTCATTCTGATCAGAATCTCCTCGCAGCTTCACCaccctatgtatttttttctgagccACTTGGCCTTGGCTGACATAGGCTATTCATCTGCTGTCACACCCAACATGCTTGTAAACTTCCTGGTGGAGAGAAATACCATCTCCTATCTTGGATGTGCCATCCAGCTGGGTTCAGTTGTTTTCTTTGGGTCAAGTGAGTGCTTCCTGCTGGCTGCCATGGCATACGATCGCTTCGTGGCAATCTGCAACCCATTGCTTTATTCAGCCAAAATGTGCACACAAGTTTGTGTTCGCCTACTCACAGTGACTTACATAGGTAGTTTTCTCAATGCTTCCTCTTTTACTATTTGCTTCTCATTTTTACTCTTCTGTGGACCAAATCAAGTCAACcattttttctgtgattttgctCCTTTAGTTAAGCTCTCCTGTTCTGATAGCAGTATCCCCGCTGTTGTCCCCTCATTTACGGCTGGCTCCATCATCGCGGTCACTGTGTGTGTCATAGCGGTCTCCTACATCTGTATTCTCGCCACAATCCTGAAGATGCGCTCCACTGAGGGGCGCCGCAAGGCCTTCTCCACTTGCACGtcccacctcacagcagtcactCTGTTCTATGGGACCATCACATTCATCTATGTGATGCCCAAGTCCTGCTACTCAACTGACCAGAACAAGGTGGTGTCTGTGTTCTACCTGATAGTGGTCCCCATGTTGAACCCCCTCATCTACAGCCTCAGGAATAGTGAGATGAAGGGGGCGCTGAAGAGGGAGCTcaccagaaaaatattttcttag